The following are encoded together in the Bradyrhizobium algeriense genome:
- the fba gene encoding class II fructose-bisphosphate aldolase (catalyzes the reversible aldol condensation of dihydroxyacetonephosphate and glyceraldehyde 3-phosphate in the Calvin cycle, glycolysis, and/or gluconeogenesis) yields the protein MARITLRQLLDHAAEHDYGVPAFNINNMEQALAIMEAASSLDAPVIIQASRGARSYANDVMLRHMMDAVTEIYPQIPVCVHLDHGNEPATCMTAIQAGFTSVMMDGSLKADGKTPGDWDYNVGVTKTVTDMAHLGGISVEGELGVLGSLETGMGDKEDGHGAEGKLSHDQLLTNPDEAVKFVKETKVDALAIAMGTSHGAYKFTRKPDGDILAMKVIEEIHRKLPNTHLVMHGSSSVPQDLQEIINANGGKMKPTWGVPVSEIQRGIKNGVRKINIDTDNRMAMTGQIRKVLKDNPEEFDPRKYLKPAMEAMAKLCKQRLQEFNTAGQASKIKKVLTTAEMAKRYSKGELDPKIA from the coding sequence ATGGCTCGCATTACCTTGCGTCAACTGCTCGATCATGCGGCAGAGCACGATTACGGGGTGCCGGCTTTCAACATCAACAATATGGAGCAGGCGCTGGCCATCATGGAGGCCGCCTCTTCGCTCGATGCTCCCGTCATCATCCAGGCCTCGCGCGGCGCGCGCTCCTACGCCAATGACGTCATGCTCCGCCACATGATGGACGCTGTCACCGAAATCTATCCGCAGATTCCGGTCTGCGTGCACCTCGATCACGGCAACGAACCTGCGACCTGCATGACCGCGATCCAGGCCGGCTTCACCTCGGTCATGATGGACGGCTCGCTGAAGGCCGACGGCAAAACGCCCGGCGACTGGGACTACAACGTCGGCGTGACCAAGACCGTCACCGACATGGCCCATCTCGGCGGCATCTCGGTGGAAGGCGAGCTCGGCGTGCTCGGCTCGCTCGAGACCGGCATGGGCGACAAGGAAGACGGCCACGGCGCGGAAGGCAAGCTGTCGCACGACCAGTTGCTCACCAACCCCGATGAAGCCGTGAAGTTCGTCAAGGAGACAAAAGTCGACGCGCTGGCGATCGCGATGGGCACTTCACACGGCGCCTACAAGTTCACCCGCAAGCCGGACGGCGACATCCTCGCCATGAAGGTGATCGAGGAGATCCATCGCAAGCTGCCGAACACGCATCTGGTGATGCATGGTTCGTCCTCGGTGCCGCAGGACCTGCAGGAAATCATCAACGCCAATGGCGGCAAGATGAAACCGACCTGGGGCGTGCCGGTGTCCGAAATTCAGCGCGGCATCAAGAATGGCGTACGCAAGATCAACATCGACACCGACAACCGCATGGCGATGACCGGGCAGATCCGCAAGGTGCTGAAGGACAATCCGGAAGAGTTCGATCCGCGCAAATATCTCAAGCCCGCGATGGAAGCCATGGCCAAGCTGTGCAAGCAGCGGCTGCAGGAATTCAATACCGCAGGCCAGGCCAGCAAGATCAAGAAGGTGCTGACGACGGCCGAAATGGCCAAGCGGTACAGCAAGGGTGAGCTGGACCCCAAGATCGCCTGA
- a CDS encoding phosphoglycerate kinase: MSKTFRTLDDVDVKGKRVLLRVDLNVPMENGRVSDATRLERVAPTITEISDKGGKVVLLAHFGRPKGRDAKDSLKPVAAALGQVIKKPVAFADDCIGEAAAKAVAAMKDGDILCLENTRFHKEEEKNDPAFVAELAKLGDIWVNDAFSAAHRAHATTEGLGHKLPAYAGRTMQAELTALEKALEAPTKPVIAIIGGAKVSTKIDLLENLVSKVDALVIGGGMANTFLHAQGVGVGKSLAEKDLAATALRIMEKASAANCAIILPVDAVVAYHFAANSPSHAYGLDAIPADGMILDVGPQSTARIHAAIDDAKTLVWNGPLGAFEMTPFDRGTVVAAKHAAERTKAKKLISVAGGGDTVAALNQAGVSGDFSYVSTAGGAFLEWMEGKPLPGVEVLKQR, encoded by the coding sequence ATGTCGAAAACATTCCGCACCCTCGATGACGTCGACGTGAAGGGCAAGCGCGTGCTGCTGCGCGTCGACCTCAACGTGCCCATGGAGAACGGCCGCGTTTCCGACGCGACCAGGCTCGAGCGCGTCGCGCCGACCATCACCGAAATTTCGGACAAGGGCGGCAAGGTCGTCCTGCTCGCCCATTTCGGCCGGCCAAAGGGACGCGACGCCAAGGATTCGCTCAAACCCGTCGCCGCGGCGCTTGGGCAGGTGATCAAGAAGCCGGTCGCCTTCGCCGACGACTGCATCGGTGAGGCCGCCGCCAAGGCCGTGGCCGCCATGAAGGATGGCGACATCCTCTGCCTGGAAAACACCCGCTTCCATAAAGAGGAAGAGAAGAACGATCCCGCGTTCGTAGCCGAACTCGCCAAGCTCGGCGACATCTGGGTCAACGACGCGTTCTCGGCCGCGCACCGCGCGCATGCTACGACCGAAGGCCTTGGCCACAAGCTACCCGCCTATGCCGGCCGCACCATGCAGGCCGAACTCACTGCGCTTGAGAAGGCGCTGGAAGCGCCGACCAAGCCGGTCATCGCGATCATCGGCGGCGCCAAGGTATCGACCAAAATCGACCTCTTGGAAAACCTCGTCAGCAAGGTCGATGCCCTCGTCATCGGCGGCGGCATGGCCAACACCTTCCTGCACGCGCAAGGCGTCGGCGTCGGCAAATCGCTGGCGGAGAAAGATCTCGCGGCGACCGCGCTGCGCATCATGGAAAAGGCCAGTGCCGCGAACTGCGCCATTATCCTGCCCGTCGATGCCGTGGTCGCCTATCACTTCGCGGCCAACTCGCCCTCGCACGCCTATGGGCTCGACGCCATTCCGGCCGACGGCATGATCCTCGACGTCGGCCCGCAATCGACCGCGCGGATTCACGCCGCGATCGACGACGCCAAGACGCTGGTCTGGAACGGCCCGCTCGGCGCATTCGAAATGACGCCGTTCGACCGCGGCACGGTGGTTGCGGCCAAGCACGCGGCAGAGCGTACCAAGGCGAAGAAACTGATTTCGGTTGCGGGTGGCGGCGACACCGTTGCGGCGCTGAACCAGGCCGGCGTATCAGGCGATTTTTCCTATGTTTCGACGGCCGGCGGCGCGTTTCTCGAATGGATGGAAGGCAAACCGCTGCCTGGCGTGGAAGTTCTGAAGCAGCGTTAA
- the gap gene encoding type I glyceraldehyde-3-phosphate dehydrogenase: MAIRVGINGFGRIGRNILRAIAESGRKDIEVVGINDLGPVETNAHLLRFDSVHGRFPGTVTVDGDSLSLGNGKIKVSAERDPSKLPWKALGVDIALECTGIFTAKDKASAHLTAGAKRVLISAPGENADATIVYGVNHDTLTKDHLIVSNGSCTTNCLAPVAKVLNDTVGIETGFMTTIHAYTGDQPTLDTLHKDLYRGRAAAMSMIPTSTGAAKAIGLVLPELKGKLDGVAIRVPTPNVSVVDLKIVAKRATDVKEINAAMKRASEQQLKGILGYTTAPNVSIDFNHDPHSSTFHEDQTKVQNGTLVRVMSWYDNEWGFSNRMADTAVAMGKLL, from the coding sequence ATGGCAATCCGCGTCGGGATCAACGGATTTGGCCGCATCGGCCGCAATATCTTGCGAGCCATCGCCGAATCCGGCCGCAAGGATATCGAGGTGGTCGGGATCAACGATCTTGGCCCGGTCGAGACCAACGCCCACCTGCTGCGCTTCGATTCCGTGCATGGCCGCTTCCCCGGCACCGTGACCGTCGACGGCGACTCGCTCAGCCTCGGCAACGGCAAGATCAAGGTTTCCGCCGAGCGCGATCCCTCCAAGCTGCCGTGGAAGGCCCTCGGCGTCGATATCGCGCTGGAATGCACTGGCATCTTCACCGCCAAGGACAAGGCCTCCGCGCATCTGACCGCCGGCGCCAAGCGCGTCCTGATATCGGCGCCTGGCGAGAACGCCGATGCGACCATCGTCTACGGCGTCAACCATGACACCCTGACCAAGGATCATTTGATCGTCTCCAACGGCTCCTGCACAACCAACTGCCTCGCGCCGGTCGCCAAGGTGCTGAACGACACCGTGGGCATCGAGACCGGCTTCATGACCACGATCCACGCCTATACCGGCGACCAGCCGACGCTCGATACCCTGCACAAGGATCTCTATCGCGGCCGCGCAGCGGCGATGTCGATGATCCCGACTTCGACCGGTGCTGCAAAGGCGATCGGCCTCGTGCTGCCGGAACTGAAGGGCAAGCTCGACGGCGTCGCGATCCGCGTGCCGACCCCGAACGTCTCGGTGGTCGATCTCAAGATCGTCGCCAAGCGCGCCACCGATGTGAAGGAAATCAACGCGGCGATGAAGCGCGCCTCCGAGCAGCAGCTCAAAGGGATCTTGGGCTATACCACCGCGCCGAACGTCTCGATCGACTTCAACCACGATCCCCACTCGTCGACGTTCCACGAGGACCAGACCAAGGTGCAAAACGGCACGCTGGTGCGCGTGATGTCCTGGTACGACAATGAATGGGGCTTCTCCAACCGCATGGCCGACACCGCCGTGGCGATGGGGAAGCTGCTGTAA
- the tkt gene encoding transketolase produces MTQVDHTRMANAIRGLAMDAVEKAKSGHPGLPMGAADVATVLFTQFLKFDATDPTWPDRDRFVLSAGHGSMLLYALLYLTGNKDMTLDQIRNFRQLNSKTPGHPENFETSGVETTTGPLGQGIATAVGMALAEKMLAAEFGKKVVGHHTYVLASDGDLMEGVSQEAIAMAGHWKLNKMIVLYDDNGISIDGPTSLADSVDQVKRFKSAGWAAELIDGQDPKAIAAAITRAQKSNKPSLIACKTTIGYGAPTRAGTAKAHGEALGADELKGAKEKLGISLEPFSVPDDVLKAWRAAGSRGAAAREEWQARFDELGSRKRAEFERRMRHERPASLAKALRAHKKALLETPQNVATRKSSESAIEAIAAAMPMEFLAGSADLTGSNNNKAKSAVAFSAKTPKGRFIHYGIREHGMAAAMNGIFLHGGFAPNGATFLVFTDYARPAMRLAALMGNGVVYVMTHDSIGLGEDGPTHQPVEHLAALRAIPNMRVFRPCDAVEVTECWELALNRIDGPTVLALTRQNLPQLRTSAPNDNPCAHGAYELVAAQGDAKVSLFASGSEVEIAVAAQKQLAERGIASRVVSVPSLELLLSQPADRRKAIIGNAPVKIAIEAAVRWGWDAVIGPDGEFVGMHGFGASAPAKDLFRHFGITAETVVNAALKRLG; encoded by the coding sequence ATGACGCAGGTCGATCATACCCGTATGGCCAATGCGATTCGCGGGCTTGCCATGGATGCCGTCGAAAAGGCGAAATCCGGCCACCCGGGCTTGCCGATGGGCGCCGCCGACGTCGCGACCGTGCTGTTCACACAGTTCCTCAAATTCGACGCAACTGATCCGACCTGGCCGGACCGTGACCGCTTCGTGCTCTCGGCCGGACACGGCTCGATGCTGCTCTATGCCTTGCTGTACCTGACCGGTAACAAGGACATGACGCTCGACCAGATCAGGAATTTCCGCCAGCTCAACTCCAAGACGCCGGGACACCCGGAAAACTTCGAGACCAGCGGCGTCGAGACCACCACCGGCCCGCTCGGCCAAGGCATCGCCACCGCGGTCGGCATGGCGCTGGCGGAAAAGATGCTCGCAGCCGAGTTCGGCAAGAAGGTGGTCGGGCATCACACTTACGTGCTCGCCTCCGACGGCGACCTGATGGAGGGCGTGTCGCAGGAAGCGATCGCCATGGCGGGCCATTGGAAGCTGAACAAGATGATCGTGCTGTATGACGACAACGGCATCTCGATCGACGGCCCGACCTCGCTCGCCGATTCGGTCGACCAGGTGAAGCGATTCAAGTCCGCGGGTTGGGCGGCCGAGCTGATCGACGGCCAAGATCCGAAGGCGATTGCAGCCGCGATCACCCGCGCGCAGAAATCCAACAAGCCGTCGCTGATCGCCTGCAAGACCACCATCGGCTACGGCGCGCCGACTCGGGCCGGCACGGCGAAAGCCCATGGCGAGGCGCTCGGCGCCGACGAACTCAAGGGCGCCAAGGAAAAGCTCGGCATCTCGCTTGAGCCGTTCTCCGTACCCGACGATGTCTTGAAAGCATGGCGTGCGGCCGGCAGCCGCGGCGCTGCCGCGCGCGAGGAATGGCAGGCCCGCTTCGACGAACTCGGCAGCCGCAAGCGCGCCGAGTTCGAGCGGCGGATGCGGCACGAACGGCCGGCTTCGCTCGCGAAGGCGCTGCGCGCGCACAAGAAGGCGCTGCTGGAAACGCCCCAGAATGTCGCCACGCGGAAATCATCCGAATCCGCCATCGAGGCGATCGCAGCAGCGATGCCGATGGAATTTTTGGCCGGCTCCGCCGACCTCACCGGCTCCAACAACAACAAGGCGAAATCGGCGGTGGCGTTCTCCGCCAAAACGCCGAAGGGCCGCTTCATCCATTACGGCATCCGCGAGCACGGCATGGCGGCGGCCATGAACGGCATCTTCCTGCATGGCGGTTTTGCGCCGAACGGCGCCACCTTCCTGGTGTTCACGGACTACGCGCGGCCTGCGATGCGGTTGGCCGCGCTGATGGGCAACGGCGTCGTTTACGTGATGACCCATGATTCAATCGGGCTCGGCGAGGACGGCCCGACGCATCAGCCGGTCGAACACCTCGCCGCGCTGCGTGCGATTCCCAACATGCGCGTGTTCCGGCCCTGCGACGCCGTCGAGGTAACGGAATGCTGGGAGCTGGCGCTCAACCGTATCGACGGCCCGACCGTGCTGGCGCTGACCCGCCAGAACCTGCCGCAACTGCGCACCTCAGCGCCAAACGACAATCCTTGCGCGCATGGCGCCTATGAGCTGGTCGCGGCGCAGGGCGACGCCAAGGTGTCTCTGTTCGCCTCGGGCTCCGAGGTCGAAATCGCGGTGGCCGCCCAGAAGCAGCTGGCGGAACGCGGCATCGCGTCGCGGGTGGTTTCGGTGCCCTCGCTCGAATTGCTGCTTTCACAGCCGGCGGACCGGCGGAAGGCCATCATCGGCAACGCCCCGGTCAAGATCGCCATCGAGGCCGCGGTGCGCTGGGGCTGGGATGCCGTGATCGGCCCGGATGGTGAATTCGTGGGCATGCACGGTTTCGGTGCCAGCGCGCCCGCCAAGGACCTTTTCAGGCACTTCGGAATTACCGCCGAGACCGTCGTTAACGCTGCCCTGAAGCGCTTGGGCTGA
- a CDS encoding DUF4164 domain-containing protein, whose amino-acid sequence MSDRHTNGVGNAEPVQVDIDAATRRLMLALDALEAAAERRRDADRDENELASRIQALGADRSRLADELDGSLVKTRRLERTNREVSEKLDVAIGTIRAVLDAGEDE is encoded by the coding sequence ATGAGCGATCGTCACACTAACGGTGTCGGCAATGCCGAGCCGGTCCAAGTCGACATCGACGCCGCCACACGGCGCCTGATGCTGGCGCTCGATGCGCTCGAGGCGGCGGCGGAACGGCGACGCGACGCCGACCGCGACGAGAACGAGCTGGCGAGCCGGATCCAGGCGCTCGGCGCCGATCGCTCGCGGCTCGCCGACGAACTCGACGGCTCGCTGGTGAAGACGCGGCGGCTGGAGCGCACCAACCGCGAGGTATCAGAAAAACTGGATGTCGCGATCGGCACCATCCGTGCGGTGCTCGATGCCGGAGAGGATGAATGA
- a CDS encoding cell division protein ZapA, which yields MSHINVTINGRQYRMACEEGQEVRLLKLAESLETRVGELRGKFGEIGDARLTVMAALTVCDELLDANARIRALEGELETLRNVRVAAADRAKATQVAVANALNAAADRIEKTTQMLNRTIGSGVAIG from the coding sequence ATGAGCCACATCAACGTCACCATCAACGGCCGGCAGTATCGCATGGCCTGCGAGGAAGGGCAGGAAGTGCGGCTCCTAAAACTCGCCGAGAGCCTGGAAACGCGGGTCGGCGAGTTGCGCGGCAAGTTCGGCGAGATCGGCGATGCGCGCCTCACGGTGATGGCGGCGCTCACCGTGTGCGACGAACTGCTGGATGCCAACGCCCGCATCCGCGCGCTGGAGGGTGAACTCGAAACCCTGCGCAACGTTCGCGTCGCCGCCGCCGACCGCGCCAAGGCCACCCAGGTCGCAGTCGCCAACGCACTCAACGCCGCCGCCGACCGCATCGAGAAGACCACGCAGATGCTCAACCGCACCATCGGCAGCGGCGTCGCGATCGGGTGA
- a CDS encoding 5-formyltetrahydrofolate cyclo-ligase, producing MTATPSKADLRSAALAKRDALSDEQRATSAQAMAKRGVPFTILPGMVVSGYSPIRSEIDPAPLMRKLAEQGAKLALPAVMARGKSLAFRAWSPDDRLMMGPLGILEPSPAAVELIPDIMLVPLAAFDREGHRIGYGAGHYDFTLAHLRKVKAITAVGIAFSLQEIKAVPALPHDVALDYVLTEKKVFDFRS from the coding sequence ATGACCGCAACTCCGTCGAAAGCCGACCTCCGCTCCGCCGCGCTGGCGAAACGCGATGCGTTGAGCGATGAACAACGCGCGACCTCGGCACAAGCCATGGCCAAGCGCGGCGTGCCGTTCACGATTCTGCCCGGCATGGTCGTGTCAGGCTATTCGCCGATCCGCAGCGAGATCGATCCCGCACCCTTGATGCGCAAGCTCGCCGAGCAGGGCGCGAAGCTGGCGCTGCCGGCGGTGATGGCGCGCGGAAAATCGCTGGCGTTTCGCGCATGGTCGCCCGACGATCGGCTGATGATGGGGCCGCTCGGTATCCTCGAGCCGTCGCCGGCCGCCGTCGAACTCATTCCCGATATCATGCTGGTGCCGCTGGCGGCGTTCGACCGCGAGGGCCACCGTATCGGCTATGGCGCAGGCCATTATGACTTCACGCTCGCCCATTTGCGTAAAGTGAAGGCCATCACGGCTGTCGGCATCGCCTTCTCGTTGCAGGAAATAAAAGCTGTTCCCGCGCTGCCGCACGACGTGGCGCTGGATTATGTGCTAACGGAAAAGAAAGTGTTCGATTTCCGGAGCTGA
- a CDS encoding TIGR00282 family metallophosphoesterase, giving the protein MRILFVGDVVGRAGRAAIAEYLPGMVRDWALDLVVVNGENSAGGFGITEAIYQEFLDAGADAITLGNHAWDQREALVFIERAPKLIRPANYPRGTPGRGAALVDTKNGKRALVINAIGRVFMTPFDDPFAVLNRELEACPLREAADAIVVDFHGEASSEKQGIGFFCDGRASLVVGTHTHVPTADHQILSGGTAYMTDAGMTGDYDSIIGMQKEEPLRRFTTGIPSGRFEPAAGVATLSGVAVETDDATGLALRVAPVRAGGRLEPAVPGFWV; this is encoded by the coding sequence TTGCGTATTCTCTTCGTTGGCGACGTGGTCGGCCGGGCAGGCCGCGCCGCGATCGCGGAATATCTGCCTGGCATGGTCCGTGACTGGGCCCTCGACCTCGTCGTCGTCAATGGCGAGAATTCCGCCGGCGGTTTCGGCATCACCGAGGCGATCTATCAGGAATTCCTCGACGCCGGCGCCGATGCCATCACGCTCGGCAATCACGCCTGGGATCAGCGCGAGGCGCTGGTGTTCATCGAGCGCGCGCCGAAGCTGATCCGCCCCGCGAACTATCCAAGAGGCACGCCGGGCCGCGGCGCGGCGCTGGTCGATACTAAGAACGGCAAGCGCGCGCTTGTTATCAACGCCATCGGCCGCGTCTTCATGACGCCGTTCGACGATCCCTTCGCGGTGCTCAACCGTGAACTCGAGGCCTGTCCGTTGCGCGAGGCGGCGGACGCGATCGTGGTCGACTTCCACGGCGAAGCGTCGAGCGAGAAGCAAGGCATCGGCTTTTTCTGCGACGGCCGCGCCAGCCTCGTCGTCGGTACCCACACCCATGTGCCGACCGCCGATCATCAGATCCTTTCCGGTGGCACCGCCTACATGACCGATGCCGGCATGACCGGCGATTATGATTCCATCATCGGCATGCAGAAGGAAGAGCCGCTGCGGCGCTTCACGACCGGCATTCCCTCAGGCCGCTTCGAACCGGCGGCTGGAGTTGCGACACTCAGTGGCGTTGCGGTCGAGACCGATGATGCCACCGGCCTTGCGCTACGCGTCGCGCCGGTGCGGGCTGGCGGAAGGCTGGAGCCGGCGGTGCCGGGATTCTGGGTCTGA
- a CDS encoding xanthine dehydrogenase family protein molybdopterin-binding subunit → MASYIGTATSRVDGRAKVTGEAKYAGEFSVPGLVHGYVVDSTIPKGRIVRIDTSGALGIAGVIDVLTHRNRPPMADKDDAYKDDVAPEKGSPYRPLYDDKIQFTGQPVALVLAEDWETARVGASQVRIEYQKEPHVTDLQAERSRAFAIDVPEKPRGDAEKAFASAAVRHAAEYSIPTEHHNPMELFASTAIWEAGQLTVYDKTQGVQNVQQYLCKVFKLQPGAVRVMSPYMGGGFGAGLRPQYQVVLAVLGANALRRPVRVMLTRAQMYALGYRPASIERLALGASSSGTLDSMQHEAIAVTSQFEEFARNDTGWGNLLYKSPNAKFEHKLVKLDLPTSCDMRAPGAATGVYALECAMDELAIALKTDPVQLRLQCYSDRHQGEDLPYTSKQLRECYRQGAAAFGWDKRNAEPRSMRDGSELVGWGMASGVWEALQMPATVRIVLTANGHAEVATAASDIGTGTYTIMAQVAADMLGLPIDNISVKLGDSTLPQCPVEGGSWIASSVCNAIANTARAVRGDLLELAKATKDSPLSGAGVDDVALVDGRIASKRDANRAVSIASAMQSGKAERITREETNMPAEDKSHARNVHSAIFAEVKVDEELGVIRVTRVVKAVAAGRILNPRTAHSQIMGGVVWGIGMALHEETLYDHRFGRVMNANIAEYHVPVNADIHDIKVIFVDEPDEMVNPLGIKGLGEIGIVGVAAAVANAVYHATGKRVRDLPITLDKVVQFD, encoded by the coding sequence ATGGCAAGCTATATCGGAACAGCGACCTCCCGCGTCGACGGCCGGGCCAAGGTCACCGGCGAAGCCAAATACGCCGGCGAGTTCAGCGTTCCCGGTCTTGTCCACGGCTACGTCGTCGATTCGACCATCCCGAAGGGGCGGATCGTGCGCATCGATACCAGCGGCGCGCTGGGCATTGCCGGCGTGATCGACGTGCTCACCCATCGCAATCGGCCGCCAATGGCTGACAAGGATGACGCCTACAAGGACGACGTCGCGCCCGAGAAGGGTTCGCCCTACCGCCCGCTCTACGACGACAAGATCCAATTCACCGGACAGCCGGTCGCGCTGGTGCTGGCGGAAGACTGGGAAACCGCGCGTGTCGGCGCCTCGCAGGTGAGGATCGAATACCAAAAGGAGCCACACGTCACCGACCTGCAAGCAGAGCGCAGCAGGGCGTTCGCCATCGACGTGCCGGAAAAGCCGCGCGGCGATGCCGAAAAGGCATTTGCGTCCGCCGCCGTGCGCCACGCGGCCGAATACTCCATTCCGACCGAGCACCACAATCCGATGGAATTGTTTGCCTCGACCGCGATATGGGAAGCCGGCCAGCTCACCGTCTATGACAAGACGCAAGGCGTCCAGAACGTCCAGCAGTATCTTTGCAAGGTGTTCAAGCTGCAACCGGGTGCAGTTCGAGTCATGTCGCCCTATATGGGCGGCGGTTTCGGCGCGGGACTGCGTCCGCAATACCAGGTCGTGCTGGCGGTGCTGGGAGCGAACGCGCTCAGACGCCCGGTGCGCGTCATGCTGACGAGGGCGCAGATGTACGCGCTCGGCTACCGGCCGGCGAGCATCGAACGGCTTGCGCTCGGCGCGAGCAGCAGCGGCACGCTCGATTCAATGCAGCATGAAGCCATCGCCGTGACGTCGCAGTTCGAGGAATTCGCGCGCAACGATACTGGCTGGGGCAACCTGCTTTACAAAAGTCCCAACGCGAAATTCGAGCACAAGCTCGTCAAGCTCGATCTGCCGACGTCCTGCGACATGCGGGCGCCGGGCGCGGCGACCGGCGTCTACGCGCTGGAATGCGCGATGGACGAACTCGCCATCGCGCTGAAGACCGATCCGGTGCAACTGCGGCTGCAATGCTACTCCGACCGCCATCAGGGCGAGGACCTTCCCTACACCAGCAAGCAACTGCGCGAATGCTACCGGCAGGGCGCGGCGGCGTTTGGCTGGGACAAGCGCAACGCGGAGCCACGCTCGATGCGGGACGGCAGCGAGTTGGTCGGCTGGGGCATGGCATCGGGCGTATGGGAAGCGCTGCAGATGCCGGCAACAGTCCGCATCGTGCTGACGGCTAACGGTCACGCGGAAGTCGCGACGGCCGCCTCCGATATCGGCACGGGCACCTACACGATCATGGCGCAGGTGGCCGCCGACATGCTCGGCCTTCCCATCGACAATATCAGCGTCAAGCTCGGCGATTCGACCCTGCCGCAATGTCCGGTGGAAGGCGGCTCGTGGATAGCGTCATCGGTGTGCAACGCCATCGCGAACACGGCCCGCGCGGTTCGCGGCGACTTGCTGGAGCTTGCGAAGGCGACGAAGGATTCGCCACTCTCGGGCGCCGGCGTAGACGACGTCGCGCTGGTGGATGGCAGGATCGCCAGCAAGCGCGATGCGAACCGTGCGGTCTCGATCGCGAGCGCGATGCAGTCGGGCAAGGCCGAGCGCATCACGCGCGAGGAAACCAACATGCCCGCCGAAGACAAGTCTCACGCGCGCAATGTCCACTCCGCGATCTTCGCAGAGGTCAAGGTGGACGAGGAACTTGGAGTGATCCGCGTGACGCGCGTGGTCAAAGCTGTCGCCGCAGGCCGCATCCTCAACCCAAGGACGGCCCACAGCCAGATCATGGGCGGCGTGGTCTGGGGGATCGGCATGGCGCTGCACGAGGAAACGCTCTACGACCATCGCTTCGGGCGGGTGATGAACGCCAACATCGCCGAATACCATGTGCCCGTGAATGCCGACATCCACGACATCAAGGTCATCTTCGTCGATGAGCCGGACGAGATGGTCAACCCACTCGGCATCAAGGGCCTTGGCGAGATCGGCATCGTCGGCGTGGCGGCGGCGGTCGCCAACGCGGTCTATCATGCGACCGGAAAGCGCGTGCGCGACCTGCCAATCACGCTCGACAAGGTGGTTCAGTTCGATTGA
- a CDS encoding xanthine dehydrogenase family protein subunit M: MTPFQYTRATDVADAIKQIATDPSAKFIAGGTNLIDLIKYDIATPTRLIDISRLPLRNVEETATGGVLIGAMVPNTDLAYHPLIEQRYPLLSRSILAGASQQLRNMASTGGNLVQRTRCFYFYDATTPCNKREPGSGCSAIDGVNRINAILGTSGSCIATHPSDMCVALAALEATVHVTGPAGTRTIAFADFHRLPDNTPQLDTNLEPDEIITAIELPAKGFSTNYSYLKIRDRLSYAFALVSVAAALELDGDTIKEARLALGGVAHKPWRSSAAEAALLGQRADAAAFAQAADWLLHGARGYGHNDFKIGLARRAIVRTLGQAARGTPQSISDKKIR, from the coding sequence ATGACCCCGTTTCAGTACACGCGCGCAACCGACGTCGCCGACGCCATCAAGCAGATCGCGACAGATCCTTCCGCAAAATTCATTGCGGGCGGCACCAATCTGATCGATCTGATCAAATACGATATCGCGACGCCCACACGGCTCATCGACATCTCGCGTTTGCCGCTCAGGAATGTCGAGGAGACTGCCACCGGCGGCGTTCTGATCGGGGCGATGGTGCCGAATACCGACCTCGCCTACCATCCCCTGATCGAACAGCGCTATCCGCTACTGTCACGGTCGATCCTGGCTGGCGCGTCGCAGCAGCTGCGCAACATGGCCTCGACCGGCGGCAACCTCGTGCAGCGCACGCGCTGCTTCTATTTCTACGACGCGACAACGCCCTGCAACAAACGCGAACCGGGCAGCGGCTGCTCGGCGATCGACGGCGTCAACCGCATCAATGCGATCCTTGGAACAAGCGGCTCCTGCATCGCGACGCATCCGTCCGACATGTGCGTGGCGCTCGCAGCGCTCGAAGCGACCGTGCATGTCACAGGCCCGGCCGGGACGCGCACCATTGCGTTTGCGGATTTTCACCGGCTGCCCGATAACACGCCGCAGCTTGACACCAATCTGGAGCCCGATGAGATCATCACGGCGATCGAGCTTCCGGCAAAAGGTTTCAGCACGAACTACTCCTACCTGAAGATCCGCGATCGCCTGTCCTATGCGTTCGCACTCGTATCGGTGGCAGCAGCGCTCGAACTTGACGGCGACACGATCAAGGAGGCACGCCTGGCGCTCGGGGGCGTTGCGCACAAACCATGGCGCAGTTCAGCGGCCGAAGCGGCCCTGCTCGGACAACGCGCCGACGCGGCTGCATTTGCGCAAGCCGCCGATTGGCTACTGCACGGCGCCAGAGGCTACGGACACAACGACTTCAAGATCGGCCTGGCGCGGCGCGCCATCGTGCGAACGCTTGGTCAGGCTGCGCGGGGAACGCCGCAGTCGATCTCCGACAAGAAAATACGGTGA